Genomic DNA from Candidatus Polarisedimenticolaceae bacterium:
GGCCCCGGGCTCGCCGAAGGTCCCCGCCGCGGTCGCCTCGACGTCGCCGATCTCGGTGTCGTCGGACGGGAAATTGTCGGCGAGCACGGCGAGGGACAACTCGGGCATCAACACGGCGACGCCGCGCGGCCGCGGGAGGAACACGCCGCACGTGCAGCGATTTCCCTGCAGCCATGCCCCGAGCGCGGCGATGCGGTCGAGGGGATCGCCGTCGAGCACGAGGGCGCGGATGTCGCTGCGCAGCGCGCGGTGTCCGCACGCGGGACAGGTCAGCGACTCCTCCCCCTCGCGCAGCACGGTTCCTTCGGAGGGAGGGAACGCGCGCGCGATCTCCCGGAGGAGGTCGTCGTAGTCGACGATCGACTCCCCTTCCGCGGAGAGGCGCTCGGCGGCGCGACGCGCGCGCTCGAGGTCCCCGGTCTCCACGCAGTACTGCAGGATCGCCGCGGCGGCGACCGGGTCGTCGGCGTGGCTCGCCTCGAGGCGCGCCACCGAGCGCGCGGCCGCCTCGAGCGACTCGTCCTGGATCTCCGCCGCGAGCAGGCGCGCCTT
This window encodes:
- a CDS encoding tetratricopeptide repeat protein; this translates as MSHAESDVVRRAIEHLDRGEDQEALALLGPHVLRHPDDVEALFRLGIATARTRRLIDAIRIFSRVLEFDPEHGRAMWNLGRAQLFLDDPHAAEPYLRLALHRVPDEPELWADLAVALRALQRPRDARVQLEQAVARFPDDAFMKARLLAAEIQDESLEAAARSVARLEASHADDPVAAAAILQYCVETGDLERARRAAERLSAEGESIVDYDDLLREIARAFPPSEGTVLREGEESLTCPACGHRALRSDIRALVLDGDPLDRIAALGAWLQGNRCTCGVFLPRPRGVAVLMPELSLAVLADNFPSDDTEIGDVEATAAGTFGEPGA